One Nocardioides luti DNA window includes the following coding sequences:
- a CDS encoding FmdB family zinc ribbon protein has translation MPTYQYSCTECGHAFEQVQSFSDDTLTVCPECQGRLRKVFNAVGVVFKGSGFYRTDSRSGSSSTVPAASDSGSSSSSEKSSDSSSSSGSSSDKASAKSDSKPAAAASTSKD, from the coding sequence GTGCCGACCTACCAGTACTCCTGCACCGAGTGTGGCCACGCCTTCGAGCAGGTCCAGAGCTTCTCCGACGACACCCTGACTGTCTGCCCCGAGTGCCAGGGCCGCCTGCGCAAGGTCTTCAACGCCGTGGGCGTCGTCTTCAAGGGCTCGGGCTTCTACCGCACCGACAGCCGCTCCGGCTCGTCCTCGACCGTGCCCGCCGCCTCCGACTCGGGCTCGTCGTCCTCCTCGGAGAAGTCCTCGGACTCCTCGTCGTCGTCCGGGTCGTCCTCGGACAAGGCGTCCGCGAAGTCCGACAGCAAGCCCGCCGCCGCGGCCAGCACCTCGAAGGACTGA
- a CDS encoding SAF domain-containing protein — MPSPRDRATRLAGGVRRAVLRRRRLLAALLTAVAVGTGLHATTAPPPARVAVVVAAHDLPSGAVVTEADLTTAAFAPGSVPSGLADAPVGRTLAGPLRAGEPVTDVRLVGPGLAAGHPGLTAVPVRLPDAAMAGLLRAGDRIDLVASDPQGSGARTVAAGAVVVAVPRVADDAGTTTAAGLPGRLVVVGVPPGDMEPLADASVRYFLTFAYTH; from the coding sequence ATGCCCTCACCGCGTGACCGTGCGACCCGCCTCGCCGGAGGCGTACGCCGTGCCGTGCTGCGCCGCCGCCGGCTGCTCGCCGCGCTGCTGACCGCGGTGGCGGTCGGCACCGGCCTGCACGCGACCACCGCTCCCCCGCCGGCCCGGGTCGCGGTCGTGGTCGCGGCGCACGACCTGCCCTCGGGGGCGGTCGTCACGGAGGCCGACCTCACCACCGCGGCCTTCGCCCCCGGCTCGGTCCCGTCGGGCCTCGCCGACGCCCCCGTCGGGCGGACCCTGGCCGGGCCGCTGCGCGCGGGCGAGCCGGTGACCGACGTCCGCCTCGTCGGGCCGGGCCTCGCCGCGGGCCACCCGGGGCTCACCGCGGTGCCGGTCCGGCTGCCCGACGCGGCGATGGCCGGGCTGCTGCGCGCGGGCGACCGGATCGACCTGGTCGCCTCGGACCCCCAGGGCTCGGGCGCCCGGACGGTCGCCGCGGGAGCCGTCGTCGTGGCGGTGCCACGGGTGGCCGACGACGCCGGGACGACCACGGCGGCGGGGCTCCCGGGCCGGCTGGTCGTGGTGGGGGTGCCGCCGGGCGACATGGAGCCGCTGGCGGACGCGTCGGTCCGCTACTTCCTGACCTTCGCGTACACGCACTAG
- a CDS encoding MscL family protein, producing the protein MTGFKNFILRGNLVELAVAFIMAGAFAGVVTATVDVILGIVGKIGGEPDFSIWKPAGLLIGAWITAIVSFLILAAVVYFLIVKPYTAAKQRYFPEEEKGLPADIAMLTEIRDLLAQQGGRPQV; encoded by the coding sequence ATGACCGGATTCAAGAACTTCATCCTCCGCGGCAACCTCGTGGAGCTCGCCGTCGCGTTCATCATGGCCGGCGCCTTCGCCGGCGTCGTGACCGCGACCGTCGACGTCATCCTCGGCATCGTCGGCAAGATCGGCGGCGAGCCGGACTTCTCGATCTGGAAGCCGGCCGGCCTGCTGATCGGCGCCTGGATCACCGCGATCGTCTCGTTCCTGATCCTCGCGGCGGTCGTCTACTTCCTGATCGTGAAGCCCTACACCGCCGCGAAGCAGCGCTACTTCCCCGAGGAGGAGAAGGGCCTGCCCGCCGACATCGCCATGCTCACCGAGATCCGCGACCTGCTCGCCCAGCAGGGCGGTCGCCCGCAGGTCTGA
- a CDS encoding LCP family protein, which translates to MSDAEQPSAQAGSGAPKRKGRVRKRHTVGKIVLATVLVLGLVTGLSVVFLYRHLNGNLNVVDLSGQIGTDRPDKPKVTGPQEPLNILVMGSDSRDCNGCNIDNLTGGGARSDTTILIHLSADRTRAYGISIPRDSAVDRPTCTDENGDDIAGGTHVLWNEAYSVGGPACTIHQFEKLTGVLVDHYVVVNFEGFRDMVDAIGGVEVCIPEDIVDPAHGINIPAGTRKIAGQQALNYVRERYVVGNGSDTGRMKRQQAFIASMAHQVVAAGTLANPIKIVKFLEAATKSLTLDPALGSLKKIGGLGYEFRNIGLDKIQFITIPNTVDPTNPNHLVWTPQAKGVWQKIIDDEPLTRRLATDVISAGNLPGSKNPSGNGSGNGSGSNEADAQALADAGLCS; encoded by the coding sequence GTGTCCGACGCCGAGCAGCCCAGTGCCCAGGCGGGGTCCGGTGCGCCCAAGCGCAAGGGGCGGGTGCGCAAGCGGCACACGGTCGGCAAGATCGTGCTGGCGACGGTCCTCGTCCTCGGCCTGGTGACCGGTTTGTCGGTGGTCTTCCTCTACCGGCACCTCAACGGCAACCTGAACGTCGTCGACCTGAGCGGCCAGATCGGCACCGACCGGCCGGACAAGCCGAAGGTGACCGGCCCCCAGGAGCCGCTCAACATCCTGGTGATGGGCTCGGACAGCCGGGACTGCAACGGGTGCAACATCGACAACCTGACCGGCGGCGGCGCGCGGTCGGACACGACGATCCTGATCCACCTGTCGGCCGACCGGACCCGCGCCTACGGCATCAGCATCCCGCGCGACTCGGCCGTCGACCGGCCCACCTGCACCGACGAGAACGGCGACGACATCGCCGGCGGCACCCACGTGCTGTGGAACGAGGCCTACTCCGTCGGCGGGCCCGCCTGCACGATCCACCAGTTCGAGAAGCTCACCGGCGTCCTCGTGGACCACTACGTCGTCGTGAACTTCGAGGGCTTCCGCGACATGGTCGACGCCATCGGCGGCGTCGAGGTCTGCATCCCCGAGGACATCGTCGACCCGGCCCACGGCATCAACATCCCCGCCGGGACGCGCAAGATCGCGGGCCAGCAGGCCCTCAACTACGTGCGCGAGCGGTACGTCGTCGGCAACGGCTCCGACACCGGCCGGATGAAGCGCCAGCAGGCGTTCATCGCCTCGATGGCGCACCAGGTCGTCGCCGCCGGCACGCTGGCGAACCCGATCAAGATCGTGAAGTTCCTCGAGGCCGCGACCAAGTCCCTGACCCTGGACCCCGCCCTCGGCAGCCTCAAGAAGATCGGCGGCCTGGGCTACGAGTTCCGCAACATCGGGCTGGACAAGATCCAGTTCATCACGATCCCGAACACGGTCGACCCGACCAACCCCAACCACCTCGTGTGGACGCCCCAGGCCAAGGGCGTGTGGCAGAAGATCATCGACGACGAGCCGCTCACCCGGCGCCTCGCGACCGACGTGATCAGCGCCGGCAACCTGCCCGGGTCGAAGAACCCGTCCGGCAACGGGTCGGGCAACGGCTCCGGCTCCAACGAGGCCGACGCGCAGGCGCTGGCCGACGCCGGCCTCTGCTCGTGA
- the argS gene encoding arginine--tRNA ligase, whose amino-acid sequence MASPAHVLTERLQRALGAAFGPEYAAVDPVLRPSQFADFQANAALALAKRLGTSPREVAARLVEHLDVADACDAPVVSGPGFVNLSLTPAWVAAATTALAADPRVGVPLEEPQVVPVDYSAPNVAKEMHVGHLRTTVVGDALARTLEHLGHHVIRQNHIGDWGTPFGMLIEHLLEVGEESDEAALLVSDPNAFYQAARAKFDADTDGTDFAARARARVVALQAGDPETLRHWERLIALSTAYFNSIYDLLGVTLTDADLAGESTYNDELPGICAELEAAGIAEVSEGALCVFLDGFTGREGKPVPLIIRKSDGGYGYGTTDLATIRHRVRDLGADRILYVIGEPQSLHLRMVWATARKAGWLPDDVEVVHVQIGNVLGSDGKILKTRSGAPVRLRALLEEAVERATALLVESRPDVAEADRAVVARQVGIAAVKYADLSVSHDSEYAFDLDRMVSASGNTGPYLQYAATRIRSILRRADDAGTGGLSSVASAPMVVTDEAERALMLALLAFGDTVAGVGATLEPHRLCTYLFELAQAFTTFYDRCPVLKAEGDDVRASRLALCALTLRVLEQGLDLLGITAPERM is encoded by the coding sequence ATGGCCTCCCCCGCGCACGTCCTCACCGAACGCCTCCAGCGCGCCCTGGGCGCGGCGTTCGGCCCGGAGTACGCCGCCGTCGACCCCGTCCTGCGGCCCTCGCAGTTCGCCGACTTCCAGGCGAATGCCGCACTGGCACTGGCGAAACGCCTCGGCACCAGCCCCCGCGAGGTCGCCGCCCGGCTGGTCGAGCACCTCGACGTGGCCGACGCCTGCGACGCCCCGGTGGTCAGCGGGCCGGGCTTCGTCAACCTGTCGCTCACGCCCGCCTGGGTCGCCGCGGCCACGACCGCGCTCGCGGCCGACCCGCGGGTCGGCGTACCCCTCGAGGAGCCGCAGGTCGTCCCCGTCGACTACTCCGCGCCGAACGTCGCGAAGGAGATGCACGTCGGCCACCTGCGCACGACGGTCGTCGGCGACGCGCTCGCGCGCACGCTCGAGCACCTGGGCCACCACGTCATCCGGCAGAACCACATCGGCGACTGGGGCACGCCGTTCGGGATGCTCATCGAGCACCTCCTCGAGGTCGGCGAGGAGTCCGACGAGGCCGCGCTGCTGGTCTCGGACCCGAACGCGTTCTACCAGGCCGCCCGGGCGAAGTTCGACGCCGACACCGACGGCACCGACTTCGCCGCGCGCGCCCGGGCCCGCGTCGTCGCGCTGCAGGCCGGCGACCCCGAGACGCTGCGGCACTGGGAGCGGCTGATCGCCCTGTCGACGGCGTACTTCAACTCGATCTACGACCTCCTGGGCGTGACCCTGACCGACGCCGACCTGGCCGGCGAGTCGACCTACAACGACGAGCTGCCCGGCATCTGCGCGGAGCTCGAGGCGGCCGGGATCGCCGAGGTCAGCGAGGGCGCCCTGTGCGTCTTCCTCGACGGCTTCACCGGCCGCGAGGGCAAGCCGGTGCCGCTGATCATCCGCAAGAGCGACGGCGGCTACGGCTACGGCACCACCGACCTCGCCACGATCCGTCACCGCGTGCGCGACCTCGGCGCGGACCGGATCCTCTACGTCATCGGCGAGCCCCAGTCGCTGCACCTGCGGATGGTCTGGGCGACCGCCCGCAAGGCGGGCTGGCTGCCCGACGACGTCGAGGTCGTGCACGTGCAGATCGGCAACGTCCTCGGCTCCGACGGCAAGATCCTCAAGACCCGCAGCGGCGCACCGGTCCGGCTGCGCGCGCTGCTCGAGGAGGCGGTCGAGCGCGCCACCGCGCTGCTGGTCGAGTCGCGGCCCGACGTGGCCGAGGCCGACCGGGCCGTCGTGGCGCGCCAGGTCGGCATCGCCGCGGTGAAGTACGCCGACCTGTCGGTCTCCCACGACAGCGAGTACGCCTTCGACCTGGACCGGATGGTCTCGGCGTCCGGCAACACCGGGCCCTACCTGCAGTACGCCGCCACCCGCATCCGGTCGATCCTGCGCCGGGCCGACGACGCCGGGACGGGCGGCCTCTCCTCGGTCGCGAGCGCGCCGATGGTCGTCACCGACGAGGCGGAGCGCGCGCTGATGCTCGCGCTGCTCGCGTTCGGCGACACGGTCGCGGGCGTCGGGGCCACCCTCGAGCCGCACCGCCTGTGCACGTACCTCTTCGAGCTGGCGCAGGCGTTCACGACGTTCTACGACCGCTGCCCCGTGCTCAAGGCCGAGGGCGACGACGTCCGCGCGTCGCGGCTCGCGCTCTGCGCGCTGACGCTGCGGGTGCTGGAGCAGGGGCTGGACCTGCTCGGCATCACGGCGCCCGAGCGGATGTAG
- a CDS encoding putative glycoside hydrolase, with product MRILDALGVALTLVLVSLAGDSTATVAAPRPAQHDVGHADLTLDLGGSVSNAVATAGTSTGTARPLARTAVATSTKATSKTARAAAPRRTTSEGSAGTLMLDWGDPDSTPEAWKGNYVVIQPWEYDLIPVLKAKNPDVQVLMYKDVSATVAGACRDAACTLDNRILPTGVGYHWAMRHHPGWFLRDAAGRQLEWSDWPGLYPMDVSRPAYARRWSGNVLRELRAHDWDGVMLDDVLTELSHTVFDNRVSTRISTDAQMYAATEKFLSRVGPGLQAAGYQAITNIAFQWDDWRSVVEDWSPYVSGWENEYFVKWGLSDDSGRFTGADWEWKMQLAAWCAQRGMPLLAVTYSTTADVASQVYHRATWLLTWNGRTGSSIFVPDEEFTNHWLSAPTIEIGQPAGPRERLPSGIWRREYAGGMVLVNPSSTAQRIALGRSYRTANGRRVDSVRLAPATASILRN from the coding sequence ATGCGGATCCTCGACGCCCTCGGTGTGGCGCTGACCCTCGTGCTCGTCTCCCTCGCGGGTGACAGCACGGCCACCGTCGCCGCACCCCGGCCTGCCCAGCACGACGTCGGCCACGCCGACCTCACCCTCGACCTCGGCGGGTCGGTGTCGAACGCGGTCGCCACCGCCGGCACCTCGACCGGCACCGCCCGCCCGCTCGCGCGCACGGCCGTCGCCACGAGCACCAAGGCCACCTCGAAGACCGCGCGCGCCGCCGCCCCCCGTCGTACGACGAGCGAGGGCTCCGCCGGCACGCTGATGCTCGACTGGGGCGACCCGGACTCGACGCCGGAGGCGTGGAAGGGCAACTACGTCGTCATCCAGCCCTGGGAGTACGACCTGATCCCGGTGCTCAAGGCGAAGAACCCCGACGTCCAGGTGCTGATGTACAAGGACGTCTCCGCGACCGTCGCCGGCGCCTGCCGCGACGCCGCGTGCACGCTCGACAACCGGATCCTGCCGACCGGCGTCGGCTATCACTGGGCGATGCGCCACCACCCCGGCTGGTTCCTCCGCGACGCCGCCGGCCGCCAGCTCGAGTGGTCGGACTGGCCCGGGCTCTACCCCATGGACGTGAGCCGCCCGGCCTACGCCCGCCGCTGGTCGGGCAACGTGCTCCGGGAGCTCAGGGCCCACGACTGGGACGGCGTCATGCTCGACGACGTCCTCACCGAGCTCAGCCACACCGTCTTCGACAACCGGGTCTCGACCCGGATCTCCACCGACGCCCAGATGTACGCCGCCACGGAGAAGTTCCTCTCCCGGGTCGGCCCGGGGCTGCAGGCGGCGGGCTACCAGGCGATCACCAACATCGCCTTCCAGTGGGACGACTGGCGCTCGGTCGTCGAGGACTGGTCGCCGTACGTCTCCGGCTGGGAGAACGAGTACTTCGTCAAGTGGGGCCTCAGCGACGACTCCGGCCGCTTCACCGGTGCCGACTGGGAGTGGAAGATGCAGCTGGCCGCTTGGTGCGCCCAGCGCGGCATGCCGCTGCTCGCCGTCACCTACAGCACCACCGCGGACGTGGCCTCGCAGGTCTACCACCGCGCCACCTGGCTGCTGACGTGGAACGGCCGCACCGGCTCGAGCATCTTCGTGCCGGACGAGGAGTTCACCAACCACTGGCTGTCCGCGCCCACCATCGAGATCGGCCAGCCGGCCGGTCCGCGGGAGCGCCTGCCCAGCGGCATCTGGCGGCGCGAGTACGCCGGCGGGATGGTGCTCGTGAACCCGAGCAGCACCGCGCAGCGGATCGCCCTGGGCCGGTCGTACCGCACCGCCAACGGCCGCCGCGTCGACTCCGTCCGGCTCGCACCGGCCACCGCCTCGATCCTGCGCAACTGA
- a CDS encoding putative glycoside hydrolase produces the protein MRNRDSHQAFSGPDQAGDHVLPSPFPTSQRAARRRATRPSLRGAVGLVALALGTVLAGSAGPADGLTPSYAGHVSAATPGAATKTAASARGSGTSPSAGTLMLDWGDPQSTPDAWRGNYVVLQPWEYARIPSLRAHNPDIRVLMYKDVSATVEGACRDGCTRDNEILPTGVGYHWAQQHHPEWFLHDAAGHRLEWSDWPGLFPMDIADPGYQRRWLRSVRSELRAHDWDGVMMDDVLTTLSHSTFGDRVSTRFPDDAAMYAGTERFLRRVAPRFQRSGFLAVPNLTVGWDNWKDVLEDWTPYVSGWENEYFVKWSLGPSELFTADDDWTWKTEMARWLARRDVPLLAITYSSRDDVAAQAYHRASWLLTWNGRTGSSIFVPEESDTDHWLPVATTDIGRPVSPPEVVAGVVHRRDYTGGAVLVNPTRDARTVDLDGTFTTLRGKRVSSVRLAPTSGVILRD, from the coding sequence ATGAGAAATCGTGACTCCCACCAGGCGTTCTCGGGCCCTGACCAGGCCGGAGACCACGTCCTTCCCTCGCCCTTCCCCACGTCGCAGCGGGCCGCGCGCCGGCGTGCGACCCGACCGTCCCTGCGGGGCGCCGTCGGGCTGGTCGCCCTGGCGCTCGGCACCGTGCTGGCCGGCTCCGCCGGGCCCGCCGACGGCCTGACGCCGTCGTACGCCGGGCACGTCAGCGCCGCCACCCCCGGCGCCGCCACCAAAACCGCCGCGAGCGCCCGCGGCAGCGGCACCTCGCCGTCGGCCGGCACCCTGATGCTCGACTGGGGCGACCCGCAGTCGACGCCGGACGCGTGGCGCGGCAACTACGTCGTCCTGCAGCCGTGGGAGTACGCGCGGATCCCGTCGCTGCGCGCGCACAACCCGGACATCCGGGTGCTGATGTACAAGGACGTCTCGGCGACCGTCGAGGGCGCCTGCCGCGACGGCTGCACGCGCGACAACGAGATCCTGCCGACGGGGGTGGGCTACCACTGGGCGCAGCAGCACCACCCCGAGTGGTTCCTGCACGACGCCGCGGGCCACCGGCTCGAGTGGTCGGACTGGCCGGGCCTCTTCCCGATGGACATCGCCGACCCGGGCTACCAGCGGCGCTGGCTGCGGAGCGTCCGCTCCGAGCTGCGCGCCCACGACTGGGACGGCGTGATGATGGACGACGTCCTCACCACGCTCAGCCACTCCACGTTCGGCGACCGGGTGTCGACGCGCTTCCCGGACGACGCGGCGATGTACGCCGGCACCGAGCGCTTCCTCAGGCGCGTGGCGCCCCGCTTCCAACGGTCCGGCTTCCTCGCGGTGCCGAACCTGACGGTCGGCTGGGACAACTGGAAAGACGTGCTGGAGGACTGGACGCCGTACGTCTCGGGCTGGGAGAACGAGTACTTCGTCAAGTGGAGCCTCGGCCCGAGCGAGCTGTTCACGGCCGACGACGACTGGACGTGGAAGACGGAGATGGCGCGCTGGCTGGCCCGCCGCGACGTGCCGCTGCTCGCGATCACCTACAGCAGCCGCGACGACGTGGCGGCGCAGGCCTACCACCGGGCCTCCTGGCTGCTGACCTGGAACGGTCGCACCGGGTCGAGCATCTTCGTACCCGAGGAGTCCGACACCGACCACTGGCTGCCGGTCGCGACGACGGACATCGGACGCCCGGTCTCGCCGCCCGAGGTGGTGGCCGGCGTCGTGCACCGGCGCGACTACACCGGGGGCGCGGTGCTCGTGAACCCCACGCGGGACGCGCGCACGGTCGACCTCGACGGCACCTTCACGACGCTGCGCGGCAAGCGGGTCTCGAGCGTCCGGCTGGCGCCGACGTCGGGCGTGATCCTGCGCGACTGA
- a CDS encoding saccharopine dehydrogenase family protein, translating to MAETGKTDRPFDIVLFGATGFTGALTAEYLARHAPSGLRWALAGRSPDKLARVRDQLAAIDPALADLELLHAEVGDPASLADVASRARVVITTVGPYLTYGEPLVAACADAGTDYVDLTGEPEFVDRMYVAHNAAAERSGARIVHACGFDSVPHDLGAMYTVEQLGAQGPVSVRGVVRASGMFSGGTFHSAMTAMSRGKQMKQASSARRKAEPKPQGRTSRAVAGKPHRDSLLGYWLLPMPTIDPAVVARSGAALASYGPEFRYAHYAGTKTLRYAAGGAAGVTAIALSAQVKPLRNLLLGKVKQGDGPDESRREKSWFTVDFVGEGDGRSVHTRVSGGDPGYGETAKMLAESALCLAFDDNPPTSGQVTTAQAMGANLLARLQAAGIRFEVVA from the coding sequence ATGGCTGAGACCGGCAAGACGGACCGACCGTTCGACATCGTGCTCTTCGGGGCGACGGGCTTCACGGGTGCGCTGACGGCGGAGTACCTCGCCCGGCACGCGCCGAGCGGGCTGCGCTGGGCGCTGGCCGGGCGCAGCCCCGACAAGCTGGCCCGGGTGCGGGACCAGCTGGCGGCGATCGACCCCGCGCTCGCGGACCTCGAGCTGCTGCACGCCGAGGTCGGCGACCCGGCCTCGCTCGCCGACGTCGCGTCGCGCGCCCGCGTCGTGATCACCACGGTCGGGCCCTACCTGACGTACGGCGAGCCGCTGGTCGCCGCCTGCGCCGACGCCGGCACCGACTACGTCGACCTCACCGGCGAGCCCGAGTTCGTGGACCGGATGTACGTCGCCCACAACGCCGCCGCGGAGCGCTCCGGCGCCCGGATCGTGCACGCGTGCGGCTTCGACTCGGTCCCGCACGACCTCGGCGCGATGTACACCGTCGAGCAGCTCGGCGCGCAGGGCCCGGTGTCCGTCCGCGGCGTGGTCCGCGCGAGCGGGATGTTCTCCGGCGGCACCTTCCACTCCGCGATGACCGCGATGTCGCGCGGGAAGCAGATGAAGCAGGCCTCCTCGGCCCGGCGCAAGGCGGAGCCGAAGCCGCAGGGCCGGACCTCGCGCGCCGTCGCCGGCAAGCCGCACCGGGACTCGCTCCTGGGCTACTGGTTGCTGCCGATGCCCACCATCGACCCGGCGGTGGTCGCGCGCAGCGGCGCCGCGCTGGCGTCGTACGGCCCGGAGTTCCGCTACGCGCACTACGCCGGCACCAAGACGCTGCGGTACGCCGCCGGCGGGGCGGCCGGCGTCACCGCCATCGCCCTGTCCGCGCAGGTGAAGCCGCTGCGCAACCTGCTGCTCGGCAAGGTCAAGCAGGGCGACGGCCCGGACGAGTCGCGTCGCGAGAAGTCGTGGTTCACCGTCGACTTCGTCGGCGAGGGCGACGGCCGCTCGGTCCACACCCGCGTCAGCGGCGGCGACCCGGGCTACGGCGAGACCGCCAAGATGCTCGCCGAGTCCGCCCTCTGCTTGGCCTTCGACGACAACCCGCCCACCTCCGGCCAGGTCACCACCGCCCAGGCCATGGGGGCGAACCTGCTGGCCCGGCTGCAGGCCGCCGGGATCCGGTTCGAGGTCGTCGCCTGA